One window of the Natrinema sp. CBA1119 genome contains the following:
- a CDS encoding SDR family NAD(P)-dependent oxidoreductase — protein MDGPDLTGRTVLVTGSAKGVGRELLLATAERGAATAVHYHTSAEAARDVAETARDRGASAAMTVQGDVTDPESVDGLFAAVEAELGSVDVLVNNVGDFAPAHWADLEFEAWNRVLETNLNGTYLCSKRALLGMRESEYGRIVNIGYASSEQGLVSPKNFPYFVAKKGILMFTRMLAADTQDDGITVNAISPYVVENSDEFPEELPRDRPASFEDLIAPLYFYLDPDSGYVSGENLEVDGGWLPETV, from the coding sequence ATGGACGGACCCGATCTCACGGGGCGAACGGTCCTCGTCACGGGCAGCGCGAAAGGCGTCGGGCGCGAACTGCTGTTGGCGACGGCCGAGCGCGGCGCGGCGACGGCGGTCCACTACCACACCAGCGCCGAGGCGGCCCGCGACGTGGCCGAGACGGCCCGCGACCGCGGTGCGAGCGCGGCGATGACGGTTCAGGGCGACGTCACCGATCCCGAGAGCGTCGACGGACTCTTCGCGGCGGTCGAAGCCGAACTCGGGAGCGTCGACGTGCTGGTCAACAACGTCGGTGACTTCGCGCCCGCCCACTGGGCCGACCTCGAGTTCGAGGCCTGGAACCGCGTCCTCGAGACGAATCTCAACGGGACCTACCTCTGTTCGAAGCGAGCGCTGCTCGGAATGCGTGAGAGCGAGTACGGCCGGATCGTGAACATCGGCTACGCCTCGAGCGAGCAGGGACTCGTCAGTCCGAAGAACTTCCCCTATTTCGTGGCCAAGAAGGGAATATTGATGTTCACGCGCATGCTCGCGGCCGACACGCAGGACGACGGGATCACGGTCAACGCCATTTCTCCGTACGTCGTCGAGAACTCCGACGAATTCCCCGAGGAACTGCCTCGCGATCGGCCCGCGAGCTTCGAGGACCTGATCGCGCCGCTGTACTTCTACCTCGACCCCGACAGCGGCTACGTCAGCGGGGAGAACCTCGAGGTCGACGGCGGCTGGTTGCCTGAAACAGTGTGA
- a CDS encoding MOSC domain-containing protein: MPSTGTVRAIHVAPEQGAPTERVDRVRAVAGCGLEGDRYYRADGTFADREGSDVTLIESEALAGVERDYEIDLEPGVHRRNLTTEGIALNHLVDVQFRIGEVVCEGVELCEPCSSLESHLAENGIREALVHRGGLRARILEGATVATGDRVERI; this comes from the coding sequence ATGCCATCGACGGGAACAGTCCGAGCGATCCACGTCGCGCCGGAACAGGGAGCACCGACGGAACGTGTCGATCGCGTCCGAGCTGTCGCCGGGTGCGGCCTCGAGGGCGATCGCTACTATCGCGCCGACGGCACGTTCGCCGACCGCGAGGGCAGCGACGTTACGCTCATCGAAAGCGAGGCGCTGGCCGGGGTCGAACGCGACTACGAGATCGACCTCGAGCCCGGCGTTCACCGCCGGAATCTGACGACCGAGGGGATCGCACTGAATCATCTGGTCGACGTGCAGTTCCGGATCGGCGAGGTCGTCTGCGAGGGAGTCGAACTCTGCGAACCGTGTTCGTCCCTCGAGTCCCACCTCGCGGAAAATGGGATCCGGGAAGCGCTGGTTCACCGCGGCGGACTCCGAGCGCGGATCCTCGAGGGAGCCACGGTGGCGACCGGCGATCGAGTCGAACGGATCTAG